ATTCCTCTCGCGCTGAAGCCACGACCGGAGCTGAGTTCGCCCCCTCCCGCACGCTCGCCCCGTCCCCCAGCGAGACCTCCTCTCCAACCTCCGGCACTGGCGTCTAGCTCTAGCCGGCGGCTGGTGGTGGTGCGCCACGTCACTGGCTCGGGGGGCTCGGCGCACCTTGTGATGAAGGGAAGGCGGCAGTCAGTGGCCCGGCGCATGCACTAGGCGCTCCTGCTCCTCATCGTCGACCTTGCCCTGTAATCCGCAGGTCAGCACGGTTTTTATCCCCTCTTGGTCTCTCCCCTCTGCCGTTCTGCCTATCTCCCAAGCGAATTCAAATTAGGCACTGCTGCTGCCGGTGAGTGGTAGCCCGCGTTGGGGAGCAGCTAGCCCGTCGATGCCTTGTGTCCTTGAGAGGTGGCGCGGCCCTCCTTTTCCCCTTCTCCGCTGGGCTGGTAGTAGAGAGTTGAGATCGCTGGATTAATCTTTGTTTTGCTCTAATGTGCAGGACTGCTTGGTTGAAACCCATGCCCGAATGGCTTCCCTGAGGATTCAAAGCCCAGCTGGTCCTCGGGAACTCAGAAGGCGCAGTCTTGCTAGCAACCCAGTCCATGTGGGGCTGGATTTGGTTGGGTTTAGTTCCTGGGTGTTGCCAATGGGGGACCACAGGTGTGCAGGCAGCGCTGTCGTCACAAGCCATGGTGTTGGATATGTTGGTGCTGGGAGGAAGAACTGTCCAGGGGCATTCTTGAAGAATGGTGTGGTCTGCTCTTTCGACGATAGTGGTGTCAGGGTGTCTACGCTGTGTTCATCTCTTCCATCTGAAGCTGTAAGTTTCGGCAACAAAATGTCATTAGTTAATTCAATGTGCTTTGCACAGAAGAAGAAAGGGGGTAAGTTATGGTGGAGATTACAGGGTGGTAAGAAATTGGTAAGGCATAGAGCTCCGAAGCATGGCCTGGGAAAGGACAGACATGGTCACAAATCCGCAGTTAAGGATGATGATATTGATGCAGTTTTGTCCGGTATAAGCAAGGAGTCCAGCATTGAAGAGTGCAATTCTGCTCTGATCCGTCTTGAGAAGCTCAGTGGTGAGAAGGCTCTTAACTTCTTTGTTTGGATGAAGGTTAATGGGAAGCTAAAGGGGAATGCTCATGCATATCACCTAGCTCTTCAAGCCATTGCCTGGAAGGAGGACTGGAAGATGGCTGAACTGTTGCTTCGTGAAATGGTTGCTGATTCGGGTTGCACATTGGATGCTCGAGCGTTTAATGGACTGATATATGTTTGTGCTAAAAGGAGGCTTGATGCTTGGGCAACAAAGTGGTTTCACATGATGCTTGAGAGAGAAGTGCAGCCGAACTTGTCTACCGTTGGTATGCTTATGGTCCTTTACCAGAAGACTGGGAAACTATCCAAGGCTGAATTCACTTTCGAAAAAATGAggaattgcaatatcaaatgtgtTAATGCTTACTCAGCCATGATTACTTTGTATGCACGTTTAGGCCTTTTTGCCAAGTCTGAGGATATTATTAATATAATGAACAGTGATGGAGTAGTTCCAAACATGGAAAATTGGTTGGTGCGGTTGAATGTGTACTGCCAGCAGGGTAATATGGAGGAGGCCGAATTGGTCTTGCAGTCCATGGTTGACAAAGGATTCACCCTGAATGTTGTAGCATACAATACTTTAATTACAGGATATGGAAAAAGTTCTGATACGCAGAAGGCAAACAAAGTGTTTGATAGCCTTGGTAGTGCAGGTTTAGCTCCTGATGAAACCACCTATAGATCAATGGTAGAAGGTTTTGGTAGAGCAAACATATATGAAGAGGCAATTTTGTACTACAGGAAGCTCAAGGGTGCTGGCTTCCGACCAAATGCATCCAACTTTTACACTATGATCAACCTACTAGCAAGACATGATGACAATGAAACTGCAGCTGAAATTCTGGAGGACATGAGGGCAGCAGGCTGTCAGTGTTCTTCAATTGTTACTTTTCTTGTTCGGGCTTATGGAGCAGTAGGAAGAATGCACAAGGTTCTCCCCATTCTACAAGCTTGTTTCAACAAGAAGATTTTGCTTGATGCCACCTCATGCTCTATTTTAGTAACATCATTTGTTCAAAATTCTTTACTGGAAGAAGCTTTGTACATTCTGCGTGAAAAGAAGTGGAAAGATTCTGCTTTTGAAGACAACTTATATCATATATTGATATGTTCTTGCAAAGAGGGTGGCAGTTACAATGATGCTGTTAGGATATACAATCAGATGCCTAAGTCTGAAACACATCCAAATCCCCGTATTTCTTGCACTATGATTGATGTTTTCAGCATGATGGAGAGGTTTGCCGATGCTGAAACTATTTACCTTGAACTGAAGGCTTCAGCTTCTGTACTTGATATGATTGCTTACAGTGTCATTGTGAGGATGTACATTAAAGCACGGCAACTAGAGGATGCTTGTTCAATTTTGGCAGAAATGGAGAAACAAAAAGAAATAATTCCTGATAAATACCTTTTTCTCGACATGCTTCGGACTTACCAAAAATGTGGTCTGCTCGAGAAGTTGGCTGATACGTATTACTGGATACGTAAGAGTCAAGTTGAATGTGATGAAGCCATGTATAACTGCATTATTAATTGCTGTGGGCGGGCCATACCTGTTGATGAGCTGTCCAGGATTTTTGATGAAAT
This DNA window, taken from Miscanthus floridulus cultivar M001 chromosome 13, ASM1932011v1, whole genome shotgun sequence, encodes the following:
- the LOC136500346 gene encoding pentatricopeptide repeat-containing protein At4g30825, chloroplastic-like codes for the protein MASLRIQSPAGPRELRRRSLASNPVHVGLDLVGFSSWVLPMGDHRCAGSAVVTSHGVGYVGAGRKNCPGAFLKNGVVCSFDDSGVRVSTLCSSLPSEAVSFGNKMSLVNSMCFAQKKKGGKLWWRLQGGKKLVRHRAPKHGLGKDRHGHKSAVKDDDIDAVLSGISKESSIEECNSALIRLEKLSGEKALNFFVWMKVNGKLKGNAHAYHLALQAIAWKEDWKMAELLLREMVADSGCTLDARAFNGLIYVCAKRRLDAWATKWFHMMLEREVQPNLSTVGMLMVLYQKTGKLSKAEFTFEKMRNCNIKCVNAYSAMITLYARLGLFAKSEDIINIMNSDGVVPNMENWLVRLNVYCQQGNMEEAELVLQSMVDKGFTLNVVAYNTLITGYGKSSDTQKANKVFDSLGSAGLAPDETTYRSMVEGFGRANIYEEAILYYRKLKGAGFRPNASNFYTMINLLARHDDNETAAEILEDMRAAGCQCSSIVTFLVRAYGAVGRMHKVLPILQACFNKKILLDATSCSILVTSFVQNSLLEEALYILREKKWKDSAFEDNLYHILICSCKEGGSYNDAVRIYNQMPKSETHPNPRISCTMIDVFSMMERFADAETIYLELKASASVLDMIAYSVIVRMYIKARQLEDACSILAEMEKQKEIIPDKYLFLDMLRTYQKCGLLEKLADTYYWIRKSQVECDEAMYNCIINCCGRAIPVDELSRIFDEMIQQGHLANTVTLNVLLDVYGKAGLFNRAEKVFIMARKQGLADIISYNTIIAAYAKGGNFLSMNYFVQMMQDAGFPVSPEAYNCMLDAYGKAGRLEEFASVLQKMKRAKCKFDHYTYNIMINIYGRRGWIEDVSNVLAELKDRGVEPDLYSYNTLIKAYGIAGMPEDAVKLMQEMRIKGISPDRVTYANLIAALQRNENFLEAVKWSLWMKQTGVVGCGARA